In one window of Bdellovibrio bacteriovorus W DNA:
- a CDS encoding hypothetical protein (COG0820 Predicted Fe-S-cluster redox enzyme): MDEKVTVNPAAPENYRDDNVAKPIEDKPANFYSLTLEDLKAYLKGKGKEQYRAQQIFKWVYEQRVTDPEMMTNLSKDFRADMPKLLSFEMPPVLTHLKSVDGTQKLLFDMGDGQSVEAVVIPSEGRLTLCISSEVGCNIGCKFCFTGKQKLKRRLRTEEIVGQFMQVHDRLGDGQRITNIVFMGMGEPLDNPEAVFKTIDVVHSPWGINLSRKKITVSTSGIVPEMWRVADAKVRLAVSLNAPSDEVRSQVMPINKKWNTEMLLKACKDYTLATKDKVTFEYVLLKGVTDQVEHARQLVKLVKDVPCKINIIPFNEHPGSGYERPSDEAVEIFHKELMRLGAHVLLRRSMGRDIFAACGQLTSQIPNKPVSMDISNSKLAGLPKHRREELAQQATQTQE; the protein is encoded by the coding sequence ATGGACGAAAAAGTAACCGTGAACCCTGCAGCCCCTGAGAACTACCGTGACGACAATGTGGCGAAGCCCATTGAAGACAAGCCTGCAAACTTCTATTCCCTGACATTAGAGGATCTAAAAGCTTACCTAAAAGGTAAGGGCAAAGAGCAATATCGCGCTCAGCAGATTTTTAAATGGGTTTACGAACAAAGGGTTACTGATCCTGAAATGATGACAAATCTTTCGAAGGACTTCAGAGCGGATATGCCTAAGCTTTTGAGCTTCGAAATGCCTCCGGTGTTAACGCATTTAAAGTCTGTCGATGGCACACAAAAACTTCTTTTTGATATGGGTGATGGCCAAAGTGTGGAAGCGGTAGTTATTCCTTCTGAGGGACGCCTTACACTTTGTATTTCTTCTGAAGTCGGTTGCAATATCGGCTGTAAGTTCTGCTTCACAGGTAAGCAAAAATTAAAGCGTCGCCTACGCACAGAAGAAATTGTTGGTCAGTTTATGCAGGTGCATGATCGCTTAGGTGACGGTCAACGTATTACTAATATCGTATTTATGGGAATGGGCGAGCCTCTAGATAATCCAGAAGCGGTCTTTAAAACGATTGACGTTGTTCACTCTCCTTGGGGCATCAATCTTTCTCGTAAAAAAATCACTGTTTCTACTTCAGGAATTGTTCCTGAAATGTGGAGAGTGGCTGACGCAAAAGTGCGCCTTGCTGTGAGTTTGAATGCGCCTTCGGATGAAGTGCGTTCTCAGGTTATGCCGATCAATAAGAAATGGAACACCGAAATGCTTTTGAAAGCTTGTAAGGACTATACTCTTGCAACAAAAGACAAGGTGACATTCGAGTACGTTCTTTTAAAGGGCGTGACTGATCAAGTTGAACACGCTCGTCAGTTAGTGAAACTTGTGAAAGACGTTCCATGCAAAATCAACATTATCCCTTTTAACGAACATCCAGGATCTGGTTATGAAAGACCTTCGGATGAAGCTGTTGAGATTTTCCATAAAGAGCTAATGCGCTTAGGTGCTCATGTTCTTTTAAGACGCTCAATGGGTAGAGACATTTTTGCAGCTTGCGGACAGCTAACAAGTCAGATTCCGAATAAGCCAGTCTCTATGGATATTTCAAATTCAAAATTAGCTGGGTTGCCGAAGCATCGTCGTGAAGAATTAGCGCAACAGGCAACACAAACACAGGAGTAG
- a CDS encoding carbohydrate kinase (COG2870 ADP-heptose synthase, bifunctional sugar kinase/adenylyltransferase), with translation MSEILVVGSLAYDSVETPSGKVDRALGGSANYFSLAASLFSKVRVVGVVGEDYDQKDYDLLNSRGVDLSGLSKVPGKTFHWAGSYMGDINEATTLQTELNVFEHFNPQLPTHFTDSSFVFLANIAPELQMQVLEQVKAPKFVGMDTMNFWISIKKEKLIEVIKKVNLVLINEGEAKMLTGASNAIAAAPMIAAMGPDAVVIKRGEYGFAMYTKAEGYFILPAMPIQTVVDPTGAGDTFAGGFFGYLASKNEVPTVANMKQACIMGSMMASHTIQDFSVRALEKVTPGTLEERLAAYHKVISC, from the coding sequence ATGTCTGAAATTTTAGTTGTTGGAAGTTTAGCTTATGACTCTGTAGAAACGCCATCAGGTAAAGTTGATCGCGCTCTAGGCGGATCTGCGAATTACTTCTCTTTGGCGGCCTCTTTATTTTCCAAAGTTAGAGTCGTTGGTGTTGTTGGTGAAGACTATGATCAGAAAGATTACGATCTTCTGAACTCTCGTGGTGTGGATCTGTCGGGCCTTTCAAAAGTTCCTGGAAAAACATTCCATTGGGCTGGCTCTTACATGGGTGATATTAACGAAGCGACAACTCTACAAACAGAGTTGAATGTTTTTGAACACTTCAATCCTCAATTGCCAACTCACTTCACAGATTCGTCTTTTGTTTTCTTGGCAAACATTGCTCCTGAATTGCAAATGCAAGTTCTAGAACAAGTGAAAGCGCCAAAATTTGTGGGCATGGACACAATGAACTTCTGGATCTCGATCAAAAAAGAAAAGCTGATCGAGGTGATCAAAAAAGTGAATCTAGTTTTGATCAATGAAGGTGAAGCTAAAATGTTAACAGGCGCATCGAATGCCATTGCAGCAGCTCCAATGATTGCGGCGATGGGACCAGATGCAGTTGTGATCAAGCGTGGTGAGTACGGTTTTGCGATGTATACGAAGGCGGAAGGTTACTTCATTCTTCCAGCAATGCCGATTCAAACAGTTGTGGATCCTACGGGAGCAGGAGATACATTTGCTGGTGGCTTCTTCGGCTATTTGGCTTCTAAAAATGAAGTGCCAACCGTTGCAAACATGAAGCAAGCTTGCATCATGGGCTCAATGATGGCGAGTCATACTATTCAAGATTTCTCAGTAAGAGCTCTTGAAAAAGTAACTCCAGGAACTTTAGAAGAACGTTTGGCAGCGTATCACAAGGTTATCTCATGTTAA